A window of Staphylococcus lloydii genomic DNA:
GACCTACCCTTCTAATTCTTTTATAACTTCGTTTAAATCCTTAAATGAGTACGTTGGTGGTTCTTCTTTTTGTTGAATTTCTTCTAATGTTGTTACCCCTGTTTGTACGTGAATCGTATCAATATTTACATTAATACCTGACAAAATATCCGTATCATATAAATCGCCAACCATTGCCACTTCCTCTTTAGGAAGATTTAGTACAGACAATGCCATATTCATTATTACAGGTTCAGGTTTTCCAATAAACACGGGTTCTTGCCCTGTCGAAACTGATACTACACTTGTTAACGCACCGTTCCCAGGCATAAAACCGCGTTCTTTAGGTATAGAAACGTCTTTATTTGTTGAAATAAATTTAGCTCCATTGCGTACCCCTAATGTCGCAATGCCTAATTTTTCATATGTGATAGCCTCATCAAGACCAATGACAACATAATCTACAAATTCATCATCTTTAAGCTGCAAGCCTCTATTGTTTAATGCAGTTTTTAAACCATTACCACCAATCATATAAACTGTTGCGTCTTGTTGTTCGTTAGCAATGTAATCCGCCGTAGCTACTGCTGAAGTAATAATGTCATCAGCTGTTGCTTTTACGCCTAATCTATTAAGCCTTTCTGCCACTTCAACAGGTTCTTTTGATGAATTGTTTGTTACGAATAAATAAGGAATACTGTGTTTACTTAGGTAATCTATAAATTCGACTGCACCATCTATAACGTCATCACCTTTATACATCGTGCCATCCAAATCTAGTAAATACGCGCTATACTGCTTCATTTAATTTATTCTCCTTTATCTCCAAATGCTGTTACTGGTACGTTTTCACTTTTTAAAAAGTTTATTACTTCTGCAATAAACTGTTGATAATAAGGAATTGCTTGATCAAATAATGGCATTAAATTATTATCTTCAAGTTGATCATAAAAATGAACAAATTGCTTTCTTACATCAATCGTTTGGTTAATTTGTTCTTGTGTTTCAGCTGAAATGACTTTTTCTAAAGCCAAAATATCAATAACATCTTTGTAATTACCTGGATCTCTTAAAATAAATCCATCAATAATCA
This region includes:
- a CDS encoding DUF86 domain-containing protein; the protein is MYFVNKEQLDTKLNYIQQLTEDYEDNKGNTYAFERIAQMLIEASVDIGNMIIDGFILRDPGNYKDVIDILALEKVISAETQEQINQTIDVRKQFVHFYDQLEDNNLMPLFDQAIPYYQQFIAEVINFLKSENVPVTAFGDKGE
- a CDS encoding TIGR01457 family HAD-type hydrolase — translated: MKQYSAYLLDLDGTMYKGDDVIDGAVEFIDYLSKHSIPYLFVTNNSSKEPVEVAERLNRLGVKATADDIITSAVATADYIANEQQDATVYMIGGNGLKTALNNRGLQLKDDEFVDYVVIGLDEAITYEKLGIATLGVRNGAKFISTNKDVSIPKERGFMPGNGALTSVVSVSTGQEPVFIGKPEPVIMNMALSVLNLPKEEVAMVGDLYDTDILSGINVNIDTIHVQTGVTTLEEIQQKEEPPTYSFKDLNEVIKELEG